In Pseudopipra pipra isolate bDixPip1 chromosome 5, bDixPip1.hap1, whole genome shotgun sequence, the following proteins share a genomic window:
- the CAPZA3 gene encoding LOW QUALITY PROTEIN: F-actin-capping protein subunit alpha-3 (The sequence of the model RefSeq protein was modified relative to this genomic sequence to represent the inferred CDS: deleted 1 base in 1 codon; substituted 3 bases at 3 genomic stop codons), whose amino-acid sequence MLAVHRLLRCLHCSGVARTSLQFTVGSSSHSALSELHRMFAPPSRPCCPAQSGPRGLPSPAISHPLDSPQPQNGHQEGAVSYFQPAVPVSCWRVGPVCPRCVCSGPGRPAGEAGGCHSNILTLVQINGHTVILTHCNNLGGNPFLWPSGXTPFXICPPGRGKQQVPGHSVMADMGEHPKGWKPTWVAAFLLCAQKHPGQEELSVPCFETHQYQPSNHWNSLWKSGWTFALAPRTTNVTGILFLQAHCFEAASLHVNVSKPEIETLNVTDQRQFATDFVKLVKAEDTKFHIAILENIQVLSEDIXGGNLSRKLLVSHTFMNWNKLLNDQHLNTSVSNVKVLPWY is encoded by the exons ATGCTGGCTGTGCATCGCCTGCTCCGGTGCCTTCACTGCAGTGGCGTTGCCAGAACCTCGCTCCAGTTCACAGTGGGCTCCTCATCCCACAGTGCCCTCTCGGAACTGCACAGAATGTTTGCTCCCCCATCCCGCCCGTGTTGTCCCG CCCAAAGCGGCCCTCGTGGCCTGCCCTCGCCCGCCATCTCCCACCCCTTGGACAGCCCACAGCCCCAGAATGGGCACCAGGAAGGAGCTGTTTCCTATTTTCagccagctgtgccagtgtCCTGCTGGAGGGTTGGGCCAGTTTGTCCGAGGTGTGTCTGCTCTGGTCCAGGACGACCAGCTGGCGAGGCAGGAGGCTGCCACAGCAACATCCTCACCCTCGTCCAAATAAATGGGCACACCGTGATACTGACCCACTGCAACAATTTAGGGGGAAACCCCTTTCTTTGGCCCTCAGGATAAACTCCCTTCTGAATCTGCCCACCTGGGCGGGGGAAGCAGCAGGTTCCAGGGCACAGTGTGATGGCAGACATGGGGGAACATCCCAAGGGATGGAAGCCCACATGGGTTGCTGCGTTCCTACTGTGTGCTCAAAAACACCCCGGGCAAGAGGagctgtctgtgccctgctttGAGACCCACCAGTATCAGCCTTCAAACCACTGGAACAGCCTTTGGAAGTCAGGCTGGACTTTTGCCCTGGCTCCACGTACCACTAATGTTACAGGGATCCTTTTTCTCCAGGCACACTGCTTCGAAGCTGCCAGCCTCCATGTAAATGTCAGCAAGCCTGAGATTGAGACTCTAAATGTGACAGACCAAAGGCAGTTTGCCACAGATTTTGTGAAACTTGTGAAAGCTGAGGACACCAAGTTTCATATTGCCATTCTGGAAAACATTCAGGTTTTGTCAGAGGATATATGAGGGGGAAATCTGTCGAGGAAACTCCTTGTTAGTCACACTTTT ATGAACTGGAATAAACTATTGAATGATCAGCATCTGAACACCAGTGTCTCCAATGTCAAAGTGCTTCCATGGTACTGA